One window of the Carassius auratus strain Wakin chromosome 20, ASM336829v1, whole genome shotgun sequence genome contains the following:
- the LOC113037663 gene encoding cannabinoid receptor type 1A-like, whose amino-acid sequence MLFPASKSHVKSVLDGVAETTFRTITSGLQYIGNNDVGYGDHIIDGDFSKGGGYPLPKPFAAYRRSSFTDKVGPDEELIVKGIPFYPTNGSDVFGNFSLGDEGSSVQCGENFMDMECFMILTPSQQLAIAVLSLTLGTFTVLENLVVLCVILQSRTLRCRPSYHFIGSLAIADLLGSVIFVYSFLDFHIFHRKDSPNVFLFKLGGVTASFTASVGSLFLTAIDRYVSIHRPLAYRRIVTRTKAVIAFCMMWAISIIIAVLPLLGWNCKQLNSVCSDIFPLIDENYLMFWISVTTVLVVFIIYAYMYILWKAHHHAVRMLRRTSQKSLVVHSSDGTKVQTARPDQVRMDIRLAKTLVLILAVLVICWGPLLAIMVYDLFWRMDDNIKTVFAFCTMLCLLNSTVNPIIYALRSKDLRRAFLAACRGFRGTSSTSLQLDNSLESDCQRNQHIAAKRAAESCVKTTVKIAKLTMSVSAETSAEAV is encoded by the coding sequence ATGCTGTTCCCTGCCTCCAAGTCCCATGTTAAATCTGTTCTGGACGGAGTGGCAGAAACCACGTTCAGGACCATCACGTCTGGACTGCAGTACATTGGTAATAACGATGTcggctacggagaccacatcatCGACGGCGACTTCAGCAAAGGTGGAGGATACCCTCTGCCGAAGCCGTTCGCAGCCTACCGCAGAAGCTCTTTCACTGATAAAGTGGGACCGGATGAGGAGCTCATCGTAAAAGGTATCCCCTTTTACCCCACGAACGGCTCCGATGTGTTTGGGAACTTCAGTCTGGGAGATGAAGGGAGCAGTGTGCAGTGCGGGGAGAACTTTATGGACATGGAATGCTTCATGATACTGACCCCTAGCCAGCAGCTGGCCATCGCCGTGCTGTCTCTGACGCTGGGGACTTTCACAGTACTGGAGAACCTGGTGGTCCTGTGCGTGATCCTGCAGTCACGCACCCTGCGCTGCAGGCCGTCCTATCACTTCATTGGCAGCTTGGCCATCGCAGACCTGCTCGGCAGCGTCATCTTCGTCTACAGCTTCTTGGACTTCCACATCTTTCACCGCAAAGACAGTCCGAACGTGTTTCTGTTCAAGTTAGGAGGCGTGACGGCGTCGTTCACCGCGTCTGTGGGAAGCCTGTTCCTCACCGCCATCGATCGATACGTGTCCATCCACCGTCCGCTGGCGTACAGACGCATCGTGACGCGCACCAAAGCCGTGATCGCCTTCTGCATGATGTGGGCGATCTCCATCATCATCGCCGTGCTGCCGCTGCTGGGCTGGAACTGCAAGCAGCTCAACTCGGTCTGCTCCGACATCTTCCCGCTCATCGACGAGAACTACCTGATGTTCTGGATCAGTGTGACCACCGTTCTGGTCGTCTTCATTATTTACGCGTACATGTACATCCTCTGGAAGGCCCACCACCACGCGGTGAGGATGCTGCGGCGCACGTCTCAGAAGAGCCTGGTGGTGCACTCCTCCGACGGCACCAAGGTCCAGACCGCCAGACCGGATCAGGTCCGCATGGACATCCGCTTGGCCAAAACGCTGGTTCTGATCCTGGCGGTGCTGGTGATCTGCTGGGGGCCTCTGCTGGCCATCATGGTGTATGATCTGTTCTGGCGGATGGACGACAACATTAAGACGGTGTTTGCCTTCTGTACAATGCTCTGCCTGCTCAACTCCACCGTTAACCCAATAATCTACGCTCTGAGGAGTAAAGACCTGCGGAGGGCCTTCCTCGCCGCCTGCCGGGGCTTCAGGGGCACCTCCAGCACGTCCCTGCAGCTGGACAACAGCCTGGAGTCAGACTGTCAGAGGAACCAGCACATCGCCGCCAAGCGAGCGGCTGAGAGCTGCGTCAAGACCACTGTGAAAATAGCCAAATTGACAATGTCTGTCTCAGCGGAGACATCGGCTGAAGCCGTCTGA